The Temnothorax longispinosus isolate EJ_2023e chromosome 7, Tlon_JGU_v1, whole genome shotgun sequence genome contains a region encoding:
- the LOC139816161 gene encoding leukotriene A-4 hydrolase-like isoform X2 — MDILRPTKDSHSFAIPELIVDFKRRVLKGKVILTITRLPSINQIILDNLGLVISSVTNVLDGTLLHHHHVVTNSAFGSPFCVDLPPTIGTTYNPECKIQIEYETSPNSPALYWLTAAQTGDGKHPFLLSNNKLIYARSWFPCQDTPSVKFTYSAKILVPKNFSVLMSALSHNNVDREDPQLDQYEFRQHLPVSSCAVIIAVGLLQTKKLNERMNIFAEENIFKTNYIKIFRYTAIEKMLQIAKRLCGSYMWGRYDICVLPPSIAHFEIECPCVTFISPLLLHGDRSYVGDSLARNISQSWAGNLVSCSNYEHLWLNKSFSLFISRKIRRSVLYHKGIDVYLQREGLKNLNSLVQEPKNVNKLRCLLPNLEYLSPDILTKYVPYERGYFLLCHLENMLGGPTVFELFLQSYFDNFAFRSINTADWLNYLRQKFPDKVKMLEDVEWHLWFGNIFFTPIMPELSEMSAWENKCFILAKKWINWDILRVHDIPPFMTADERNLCNIEKILLLNNLHSSHQSLTTVKLCSLNNCFFCGIQNGGEIRFSWLLLCIKVQWDKKVESALNFAVKYCSPNYAYPIFKSLCKWREMRLLMIGQYYQNKKKILNETQEKLNKIL, encoded by the exons ATGGATATTTTAAGACCTACTAAAGATTCACATTCTTTTGCGATACCAG AATTGATTGTGGACTTTAAACGAAGAGTTCTTAAAGGAAAAGTGATTTTGACAATAACAAGGCTACCTTCAATTAATCAGATT attttagaTAACCTCGGACTTGTTATATCAAGTGTCACTAACGTGCTTGACGGAACACTTTTACATCATCATCATGTTGTAACTAATTCTGCCTTTGGAAGTCCATTTTGCGTAGATTTACCACCAACTATCGGCACTACTTATAACCCtga atgtaaaattcaaattgaatATGAAACAAGTCCAAACTCTCCTGCATTATACTGGCTAACAGCCGCGCAAACTGGCGATGGTAAACATCCCTTTTTACTGTCTAACAACAAG CTAATATATGCTAGATCATGGTTTCCTTGTCAGGACACCCCGTCTGTCAAATTTACGTACTCGGCTAAG attttggtaccaaaaaatttttcagttttaatgTCCGCACTTTCGCATAATAATGTAGATCGCGAGGATCCGCAGCTAGACCAATATGAATTCCGTCAACATTTACCTGTATCATCTTGTGCGGTGATTATTGCTGTGGGTTTATTACAAACGAAAAAACTTAATGAAAGAATGAATATATTTGCcgaagaaaacatttttaagaccaattatatcaaaatttttcgttacactGCAATTGAAAAGATGTTGCAAATTGCCAAAAGATTGTGTGGTTCTTATATGTGGG GTAGATACGATATATGCGTGCTTCCACCAAGTATCGCTCATTTCGAAATAGAATGTCCATGTGTGACATTTATTTCACCGCTTCTACTTCACGGAGATCGTTCTTATGTCGGTGATTCGCTTGCTCGGAACATCTCACAGAGCTGGGCAGGAAATTTAGTTTCGTGTTCGAATTATGAACATCTGTGGTTAAATAAGAGTTTCAGCCTTtttatttccagaaaaattaGACGCAGTGTTTTATATCATAAAGGTATAGATGTTTATCTTCAAAGGGAAGGATTAAAGAACCTGAATAGTTTG GTCCAAGAACCCAAAAATGTCAACAAGCTAAGATGCTTATTACCCAATTTGGAATATTTGTCACCTGATATACTCACTAAATATGTGCCTTACGAAAGAGGATATTTTCTCTTATGTCATCTAGAGAATATGTTAGGAGGACCCACAGTATTCGAACTATTTCTTCAAtcttattttgataattttgcatttagaAGTATTAATACTGCAGATTGGTTAAACTACTTACGTCAAAAATTTCCTGACAAAGTAAAG ATGTTAGAAGATGTTGAATGGCACTTGTGGTTcggtaacatttttttcacacCTATTATGCCGGAATTGTCGGAAATGTCCGCATGGGAAAACAAGTGTTTTATATTAGCTAAAAAATGGATTAATTGGGATATTCTGCGTGTCCATGATATACCACCTTTTATGACAGCAGACGAGAGGAACCTCTGTAACattgagaaaatattattattaaacaatctACATTCTTCTCATCAAAGTCTGACCACAGTAAAACTGTGTTCTTTAAACAATTGTTTCTTTTGCGGTATCCAAAATGGTGGTGAAATACG GTTTTCTTGGCTGCTATTGTGCATCAAAGTTCAATGGGATAAAAAAGTTGAATCAGCGTTGAACTTTGCCGTTAAATATTGTTCGCCAAATTATGCATATCCTATATTTAAATCTCTGTGCAAATGGCGAGAAATGCGTCTACTAATGATCGGACAGtattatcaaaataagaaaaagatattaaatgaaacccaagagaaattaaataaaattttatag
- the LOC139816161 gene encoding leukotriene A-4 hydrolase-like isoform X1 — MDILRPTKDSHSFAIPELARVTDIHLELIVDFKRRVLKGKVILTITRLPSINQIILDNLGLVISSVTNVLDGTLLHHHHVVTNSAFGSPFCVDLPPTIGTTYNPECKIQIEYETSPNSPALYWLTAAQTGDGKHPFLLSNNKLIYARSWFPCQDTPSVKFTYSAKILVPKNFSVLMSALSHNNVDREDPQLDQYEFRQHLPVSSCAVIIAVGLLQTKKLNERMNIFAEENIFKTNYIKIFRYTAIEKMLQIAKRLCGSYMWGRYDICVLPPSIAHFEIECPCVTFISPLLLHGDRSYVGDSLARNISQSWAGNLVSCSNYEHLWLNKSFSLFISRKIRRSVLYHKGIDVYLQREGLKNLNSLVQEPKNVNKLRCLLPNLEYLSPDILTKYVPYERGYFLLCHLENMLGGPTVFELFLQSYFDNFAFRSINTADWLNYLRQKFPDKVKMLEDVEWHLWFGNIFFTPIMPELSEMSAWENKCFILAKKWINWDILRVHDIPPFMTADERNLCNIEKILLLNNLHSSHQSLTTVKLCSLNNCFFCGIQNGGEIRFSWLLLCIKVQWDKKVESALNFAVKYCSPNYAYPIFKSLCKWREMRLLMIGQYYQNKKKILNETQEKLNKIL, encoded by the exons ATGGATATTTTAAGACCTACTAAAGATTCACATTCTTTTGCGATACCAG AATTGGCACGTGTAACCGATATCCATTTAGAATTGATTGTGGACTTTAAACGAAGAGTTCTTAAAGGAAAAGTGATTTTGACAATAACAAGGCTACCTTCAATTAATCAGATT attttagaTAACCTCGGACTTGTTATATCAAGTGTCACTAACGTGCTTGACGGAACACTTTTACATCATCATCATGTTGTAACTAATTCTGCCTTTGGAAGTCCATTTTGCGTAGATTTACCACCAACTATCGGCACTACTTATAACCCtga atgtaaaattcaaattgaatATGAAACAAGTCCAAACTCTCCTGCATTATACTGGCTAACAGCCGCGCAAACTGGCGATGGTAAACATCCCTTTTTACTGTCTAACAACAAG CTAATATATGCTAGATCATGGTTTCCTTGTCAGGACACCCCGTCTGTCAAATTTACGTACTCGGCTAAG attttggtaccaaaaaatttttcagttttaatgTCCGCACTTTCGCATAATAATGTAGATCGCGAGGATCCGCAGCTAGACCAATATGAATTCCGTCAACATTTACCTGTATCATCTTGTGCGGTGATTATTGCTGTGGGTTTATTACAAACGAAAAAACTTAATGAAAGAATGAATATATTTGCcgaagaaaacatttttaagaccaattatatcaaaatttttcgttacactGCAATTGAAAAGATGTTGCAAATTGCCAAAAGATTGTGTGGTTCTTATATGTGGG GTAGATACGATATATGCGTGCTTCCACCAAGTATCGCTCATTTCGAAATAGAATGTCCATGTGTGACATTTATTTCACCGCTTCTACTTCACGGAGATCGTTCTTATGTCGGTGATTCGCTTGCTCGGAACATCTCACAGAGCTGGGCAGGAAATTTAGTTTCGTGTTCGAATTATGAACATCTGTGGTTAAATAAGAGTTTCAGCCTTtttatttccagaaaaattaGACGCAGTGTTTTATATCATAAAGGTATAGATGTTTATCTTCAAAGGGAAGGATTAAAGAACCTGAATAGTTTG GTCCAAGAACCCAAAAATGTCAACAAGCTAAGATGCTTATTACCCAATTTGGAATATTTGTCACCTGATATACTCACTAAATATGTGCCTTACGAAAGAGGATATTTTCTCTTATGTCATCTAGAGAATATGTTAGGAGGACCCACAGTATTCGAACTATTTCTTCAAtcttattttgataattttgcatttagaAGTATTAATACTGCAGATTGGTTAAACTACTTACGTCAAAAATTTCCTGACAAAGTAAAG ATGTTAGAAGATGTTGAATGGCACTTGTGGTTcggtaacatttttttcacacCTATTATGCCGGAATTGTCGGAAATGTCCGCATGGGAAAACAAGTGTTTTATATTAGCTAAAAAATGGATTAATTGGGATATTCTGCGTGTCCATGATATACCACCTTTTATGACAGCAGACGAGAGGAACCTCTGTAACattgagaaaatattattattaaacaatctACATTCTTCTCATCAAAGTCTGACCACAGTAAAACTGTGTTCTTTAAACAATTGTTTCTTTTGCGGTATCCAAAATGGTGGTGAAATACG GTTTTCTTGGCTGCTATTGTGCATCAAAGTTCAATGGGATAAAAAAGTTGAATCAGCGTTGAACTTTGCCGTTAAATATTGTTCGCCAAATTATGCATATCCTATATTTAAATCTCTGTGCAAATGGCGAGAAATGCGTCTACTAATGATCGGACAGtattatcaaaataagaaaaagatattaaatgaaacccaagagaaattaaataaaattttatag